The proteins below come from a single Serratia ficaria genomic window:
- the grxC gene encoding glutaredoxin 3 — translation MANIDIYTKATCPFCHRAKALLNSKGAAFNEIAIDGDSAKREVMIERSGRTTVPQIFIDGQHIGGCDDLYELDARGGLDPLL, via the coding sequence ATGGCTAACATTGATATCTACACCAAGGCGACCTGTCCGTTCTGCCATCGCGCCAAGGCGCTGCTGAACAGCAAGGGCGCGGCGTTTAACGAAATCGCCATCGACGGCGATAGCGCAAAACGCGAAGTGATGATTGAGCGCAGTGGGCGCACCACCGTGCCGCAGATTTTCATCGACGGCCAGCATATTGGCGGCTGCGATGATTTATATGAACTCGATGCTCGTGGTGGTTTGGACCCGTTGCTTTAA
- a CDS encoding rhodanese-like domain-containing protein, which translates to MLQEIMPFVSRHPILSLAWIALLVAVIVMTFKSRFSKVKDISRGEATRLINKEDAVVVDTRSRDDFRRGHLANAINLTASEIKSGSLGELEKHKAQPIIVVCANGTASREPAENLSKAGFENVATLKDGIAGWSGENLPLVRGK; encoded by the coding sequence ATGCTGCAAGAAATTATGCCATTCGTTAGCAGACATCCCATCCTGAGCCTGGCCTGGATCGCCCTGCTGGTTGCCGTGATCGTCATGACCTTCAAAAGCCGTTTCTCCAAGGTTAAAGATATTTCTCGCGGCGAAGCTACCCGCCTGATCAACAAAGAAGACGCCGTGGTGGTCGATACCCGCAGCCGTGACGATTTCCGCCGGGGCCACCTGGCCAACGCCATCAACCTGACGGCCAGCGAAATCAAAAGCGGCAGCCTGGGCGAGTTGGAAAAGCACAAGGCACAGCCGATCATCGTGGTGTGCGCCAACGGCACCGCCTCGCGCGAGCCGGCGGAAAACCTGAGCAAGGCCGGTTTCGAAAACGTGGCCACGCTGAAAGACGGCATCGCCGGCTGGAGCGGGGAAAACCTGCCGTTGGTACGCGGCAAGTAA
- the secB gene encoding protein-export chaperone SecB, whose translation MSEQNSTEMAFQIQRIYTKDISFEAPNAPQVFQQEWQPEVKLDLDTASSQLADEVYEVVLRVTVTASLGEETAFLCEVQQAGIFSVAGIDGTQLAHCLGAYCPNILFPYARECITSLVSRGTFPQLNLAPVNFDALFMNYLQQQAEGEGAAPHQDA comes from the coding sequence ATGTCAGAACAAAACAGCACAGAGATGGCTTTCCAGATCCAGCGCATTTACACCAAGGACATTTCCTTCGAAGCGCCGAACGCGCCGCAGGTTTTCCAGCAGGAATGGCAGCCGGAAGTTAAACTTGATCTGGATACCGCTTCCAGCCAACTGGCTGATGAAGTGTATGAAGTCGTACTGCGCGTAACCGTGACTGCGTCCCTGGGCGAAGAAACCGCGTTCCTGTGTGAAGTGCAGCAGGCGGGCATCTTCTCCGTAGCGGGCATCGACGGCACGCAGCTGGCGCATTGCCTGGGCGCATACTGCCCGAACATTCTGTTCCCGTATGCGCGCGAGTGCATCACCAGCCTGGTTTCCCGCGGTACATTCCCGCAGCTGAACCTGGCACCGGTCAACTTTGACGCGCTGTTCATGAACTATCTGCAGCAGCAGGCGGAAGGCGAAGGTGCCGCACCACATCAGGATGCCTGA
- the gpmM gene encoding 2,3-bisphosphoglycerate-independent phosphoglycerate mutase yields the protein MSSNKKPMVLVILDGYGHREEPQDNAILNAGTPVMDRLWQRQPHQLIAASGLDVGLPDGQMGNSEVGHVNLGAGRIVYQDLTRLDKAIADGDFFSNPTLIAAVEKAAQAGKAVHIMGLLSPGGVHSHEAHILAMIRLAAQRGAKAIYLHAFLDGRDTPPRSAEASLQRCSEAFAELGVGRIATLIGRYYAMDRDNRWERVQLAYDLLTEAKGEYAADSAVAALQAAYQRGENDEFVKPSVIQAAGEADAALQDGDALIFMNFRADRARQITRAFVNADFDGFPRAKVVKFGDFVMLTEYAADIATACAYPPAGLSNTFGEWLMKHDKTQLRISETEKYAHVTFFYNGGVEAPFKGEDRVLINSPKVATYDLQPEMSAAELTDKLLSAIRSGKYDAIICNYPNGDMVGHTGVYEAAVKAVETLDGCIAQVVEAVKAVDGQLLITADHGNAEQMRDPATGQAHTAHTSLPVPLIYVGKPATAVGGGKLSDIAPTMLTLMGMEIPQEMTGKPLFIVE from the coding sequence ATGTCGAGCAACAAAAAGCCGATGGTACTGGTGATCCTGGACGGCTACGGCCACCGTGAGGAGCCGCAGGACAATGCTATCCTGAACGCCGGCACTCCGGTGATGGACCGCCTGTGGCAACGGCAGCCGCACCAGCTTATCGCGGCGTCCGGTCTGGACGTCGGCCTGCCGGACGGGCAGATGGGCAATTCGGAGGTGGGCCACGTCAACCTCGGCGCCGGGCGCATCGTGTATCAGGATCTCACCCGGCTGGACAAAGCCATCGCCGACGGCGACTTCTTCAGCAACCCTACCCTGATTGCCGCGGTGGAGAAGGCGGCGCAGGCGGGCAAGGCGGTGCACATCATGGGCCTGCTGTCGCCGGGCGGCGTTCACAGCCACGAAGCGCATATCCTGGCGATGATCCGGCTGGCCGCCCAGCGCGGCGCCAAGGCGATTTATCTGCACGCCTTCCTCGACGGCCGCGACACGCCGCCGCGAAGCGCCGAAGCGTCTTTGCAGCGCTGCAGCGAAGCCTTCGCCGAACTGGGCGTCGGGCGCATCGCCACCCTGATCGGCCGTTACTACGCCATGGACCGCGACAACCGCTGGGAGCGCGTGCAGCTGGCTTACGATCTGCTGACCGAAGCCAAAGGCGAATACGCTGCCGACAGCGCCGTAGCCGCGCTGCAGGCCGCCTATCAGCGCGGTGAGAACGACGAGTTCGTCAAACCGAGCGTCATTCAGGCCGCCGGCGAAGCCGACGCCGCACTGCAGGATGGCGACGCGCTGATCTTCATGAATTTCCGCGCCGACCGCGCGCGCCAGATTACCCGCGCCTTCGTCAACGCCGATTTCGACGGCTTCCCGCGCGCCAAGGTCGTGAAGTTCGGCGATTTCGTGATGCTGACCGAATACGCCGCCGATATCGCTACCGCCTGCGCCTACCCGCCGGCCGGGCTGAGCAATACCTTCGGCGAATGGCTGATGAAGCACGACAAAACCCAGCTGCGCATTTCGGAGACCGAAAAATACGCTCACGTCACCTTCTTCTATAACGGCGGCGTCGAAGCGCCGTTCAAGGGCGAAGACCGCGTGCTGATCAACTCGCCGAAAGTCGCCACCTACGATCTGCAGCCGGAAATGAGCGCCGCGGAACTGACCGACAAACTGCTGAGCGCCATCCGCAGCGGCAAGTACGACGCCATCATCTGCAACTATCCGAATGGCGACATGGTGGGCCATACCGGCGTCTATGAGGCGGCGGTAAAGGCGGTGGAAACGCTGGACGGCTGCATCGCCCAGGTGGTCGAGGCGGTAAAAGCGGTCGATGGCCAGTTGCTGATCACCGCCGATCACGGCAACGCCGAGCAGATGCGCGATCCGGCCACCGGCCAGGCGCACACCGCCCACACCAGCCTGCCGGTACCGCTGATTTACGTCGGCAAACCGGCGACGGCGGTCGGCGGCGGCAAGCTTTCGGACATCGCGCCGACCATGCTGACGCTGATGGGAATGGAAATCCCGCAAGAGATGACTGGTAAGCCGCTGTTCATCGTGGAATAA